A genome region from Sporosarcina sp. ANT_H38 includes the following:
- a CDS encoding ABC transporter substrate-binding protein yields MAKWMKSGWLLSLFALALIVGACSPKETAKPVIEDKKPEEVAVVNPSGDLAPLEKRAKVVIAEDGAASGAGFYIAKERGYFEDYNIEVEFAQFANSDDMLPALAAGEVDIAGGVSTASFFNAIGQGIDVKIIADKGHNVPGKSYFTLVIGNHMVDVIKEYKDLKGKKVGVSSHNSIDEYIFDEVVKHAGLTKDDVEFVLMSDFGSMLGAISNGTIDAAVNIEPLIATGVEKGFHVRFGDTTDFAPESQIAMVLGSPQFMAEEQDISLRFMAAYLKGVRDYNDAFIKGEGKDDIIEIMTKHTALKDPALWEKVNVTGLDPDGKMFIDDIKKQYEAYKANGAIRGEIDFDKAIDTSITEKAVETIGEYVR; encoded by the coding sequence ATGGCAAAGTGGATGAAAAGTGGATGGTTGCTATCGTTATTCGCGTTAGCGTTAATCGTTGGTGCTTGTTCTCCTAAAGAGACGGCGAAACCGGTAATTGAAGATAAAAAGCCTGAAGAAGTAGCGGTAGTTAATCCTTCAGGAGATTTGGCACCGCTTGAAAAACGTGCAAAAGTTGTCATAGCGGAAGACGGGGCGGCGTCTGGTGCGGGTTTCTATATTGCAAAAGAGAGAGGATACTTTGAAGATTATAATATAGAAGTCGAGTTTGCTCAGTTTGCAAACAGCGATGATATGCTACCGGCGTTAGCGGCTGGGGAAGTGGATATTGCGGGTGGCGTTTCGACTGCATCTTTCTTCAACGCGATTGGGCAAGGCATTGACGTTAAAATTATTGCGGATAAAGGACATAATGTGCCAGGGAAGTCGTATTTCACTCTCGTTATTGGTAATCATATGGTTGACGTAATAAAAGAGTATAAAGATTTAAAAGGGAAGAAAGTTGGCGTATCATCACACAACTCAATTGATGAATACATCTTCGATGAAGTGGTCAAACATGCAGGTTTAACAAAGGATGACGTAGAATTTGTTCTCATGAGCGATTTTGGTAGTATGCTTGGTGCAATTAGTAACGGGACAATTGATGCGGCTGTAAATATTGAACCGCTTATCGCAACTGGAGTAGAAAAAGGATTCCATGTTCGATTTGGTGACACGACTGATTTTGCACCGGAATCTCAAATTGCAATGGTGCTAGGCTCCCCGCAATTCATGGCTGAAGAGCAAGATATATCACTACGATTCATGGCCGCCTATTTGAAGGGTGTGCGTGATTACAACGATGCATTCATCAAAGGTGAAGGAAAAGACGATATAATCGAAATTATGACAAAGCATACAGCATTGAAAGACCCAGCGCTGTGGGAGAAAGTAAACGTCACAGGTCTCGATCCAGATGGCAAAATGTTCATCGATGATATTAAAAAGCAGTATGAAGCATACAAAGCAAACGGTGCTATCCGTGGTGAAATAGATTTTGATAAAGCCATTGATACATCGATAACTGAAAAAGCGGTTGAAACGATTGGAGAATATGTCCGGTAA
- a CDS encoding glycerate kinase: MKIIIAPDSFKGSLSAVEAANAINRGIKKAFSDAETVLLPIGDGGEGTMETLVAATGGEIINVSVIGPLGDQIEAAYGVLGDGETCVIEMASASGLHLVPEDNFSPLEATTYGTGQLIRQALDDGFSSFIIGLGGSATNDGGAGMLQVLGLEILDELGNEINRGGGELNKVNRLKLDSFDKRIKDSKFIIASDVQNPLIGPNGASHVFGPQKGATAEEVDMLDSNLANWADVVAKETGIKLHSKPGAGAAGGIGGAFQAFFPVEMKRGVDVVLDYIKLEGELLNADLVITGEGQVDSQTAFGKTPLGVAQMAKSKNVPTVILAGSIGEGVEVLHDFGVVSITSIINRPMSLKEAINNAEELLALSAEQVVRSYFHQSVKEKGRLLI; this comes from the coding sequence ATGAAAATAATTATTGCACCAGACTCATTTAAAGGAAGTTTAAGTGCCGTGGAAGCGGCAAATGCCATAAATAGGGGGATTAAAAAAGCCTTTAGCGATGCTGAAACCGTATTGCTCCCTATCGGTGATGGTGGCGAAGGGACGATGGAAACTTTAGTTGCAGCAACCGGGGGGGAAATAATAAATGTTTCCGTTATAGGACCCTTAGGAGATCAGATAGAAGCAGCATATGGAGTATTAGGAGATGGTGAAACATGTGTCATTGAAATGGCATCTGCATCCGGACTACACCTGGTACCAGAGGATAATTTTTCACCTCTAGAAGCAACAACATATGGCACTGGACAGTTGATTCGACAGGCTCTAGATGACGGTTTTTCATCCTTCATTATTGGTTTGGGAGGATCCGCAACAAACGATGGAGGAGCAGGGATGCTTCAGGTGCTAGGACTAGAAATTTTGGATGAACTAGGAAACGAAATCAATCGAGGGGGTGGCGAATTAAACAAGGTGAACAGGCTCAAACTGGATTCTTTTGATAAACGAATTAAAGATAGCAAGTTTATAATTGCTTCCGATGTTCAAAACCCGCTCATTGGACCAAATGGAGCTTCTCATGTTTTTGGCCCTCAAAAAGGAGCTACAGCTGAAGAAGTTGACATGTTGGATAGTAACCTAGCTAATTGGGCAGATGTGGTTGCTAAGGAAACGGGAATCAAACTTCACAGTAAACCAGGAGCTGGTGCAGCAGGTGGAATCGGAGGAGCCTTTCAAGCATTTTTCCCAGTTGAAATGAAACGAGGAGTAGATGTAGTTCTTGATTATATTAAACTGGAAGGCGAATTGTTAAATGCCGATCTTGTAATCACAGGAGAAGGACAAGTAGATAGCCAAACAGCATTTGGAAAAACCCCACTTGGAGTTGCTCAAATGGCGAAAAGTAAAAATGTTCCAACCGTTATTTTAGCAGGATCTATTGGGGAGGGAGTTGAAGTCCTTCATGACTTCGGTGTTGTAAGTATAACTAGCATTATAAATAGACCGATGTCTTTAAAAGAGGCTATTAATAATGCAGAGGAATTACTAGCGTTAAGTGCAGAGCAAGTTGTTCGATCTTATTTCCATCAAAGCGTAAAAGAAAAAGGGAGGTTATTAATTTGA
- a CDS encoding sugar diacid recognition domain-containing protein: MLTKEIANEIVKETSIRLHRNVNIMNTEGIIIATQDKSRIGSIHNGAIEVLKSGKTLTIHEDENNNWEGSQPGVNLPIVFLEQIIGVIGITGDPDEMGSVGELVKMTTELMIRQEFMDLQMEWKQRTKETIIEQLLKSDASVTSIDQSLSLLGLHLRPPFTTTVIQITKRSVPNRTLVQKIEEIIGLKNGIVSFVNVNRIFITIFGIEEKESVEMIEDIYTLLKKQNVISRMAYSLPFSTLDTFSQSYKDCDITLKTSDPDSDIVSFAQIEAKALIYQVDERLAERFSHRVLNGFDENKARTLEAFFVNDLNIQKTANDLYVHRNTLIYRLNKIIEDTGYDPRKFKDALILQVALWLFQKAEKNDS, encoded by the coding sequence ATGCTAACGAAAGAAATTGCAAATGAGATTGTAAAAGAGACCTCTATACGCCTTCATCGCAACGTTAATATTATGAATACAGAAGGGATAATTATTGCCACACAAGATAAATCTAGAATTGGTTCTATTCACAATGGAGCCATAGAAGTTCTTAAAAGCGGAAAAACACTTACTATTCATGAAGATGAAAACAACAATTGGGAAGGTTCCCAGCCAGGAGTCAATCTCCCAATTGTTTTTCTAGAACAAATTATAGGTGTTATTGGAATTACAGGGGATCCCGATGAAATGGGCAGTGTTGGAGAACTGGTTAAAATGACTACAGAACTAATGATTCGACAGGAATTTATGGACTTACAGATGGAGTGGAAACAGCGAACAAAAGAGACAATAATTGAACAACTATTAAAAAGTGATGCTTCTGTTACCAGTATTGATCAAAGCCTCAGTTTACTTGGCTTGCATCTTAGACCTCCTTTTACAACGACTGTTATTCAAATAACAAAAAGATCCGTACCCAATCGCACATTAGTTCAAAAAATCGAAGAAATAATTGGCCTAAAAAATGGAATTGTTAGCTTTGTAAATGTTAACCGTATATTTATAACTATTTTCGGAATTGAAGAAAAAGAAAGTGTTGAAATGATAGAAGACATTTACACGCTATTAAAAAAACAGAATGTTATCTCTCGAATGGCATATAGCCTACCTTTTAGTACGCTAGATACATTCAGTCAATCGTATAAAGACTGTGACATAACACTGAAAACAAGCGATCCTGATAGTGATATTGTTTCATTTGCTCAAATTGAAGCAAAGGCATTGATCTATCAAGTTGACGAAAGGTTAGCCGAACGTTTTTCTCATCGAGTATTAAATGGTTTCGATGAAAACAAAGCAAGAACATTGGAAGCTTTCTTTGTTAATGATTTGAATATCCAAAAAACGGCGAACGATTTATATGTGCACAGAAATACATTGATCTATCGTTTGAATAAAATTATAGAAGATACGGGGTATGATCCTAGAAAGTTCAAGGATGCTTTGATCTTACAAGTGGCTCTGTGGTTGTTTCAAAAAGCAGAGAAAAATGATAGTTGA
- a CDS encoding ABC transporter ATP-binding protein, with product MSRKAKIIIRNLTKAFYKKNGSVTALDDINLTINEGEFVCIVGPSGCGKSTLLRILAGLENPSIGEFTIAIATDGEDRPMQSMVFQERGIIPWLTVEKNVAFGLKMRHMPKKVIKERTAYYLKKTGLEKFSSLYPKELSGGMKQRVSIARAFANDPEILLMDEPFAALDEQNKFILQEELLSIWSETGKTILFITHSIDEALLLSDRILLMSSHPGKIIQEIIVNMPRPRKIEDIRENPVMAGQFVEIWKHLQEEVQRSRREDE from the coding sequence ATGAGCAGGAAAGCAAAAATTATCATCCGTAATCTAACGAAGGCGTTTTATAAGAAAAATGGCAGTGTAACAGCACTTGACGATATTAATCTAACCATCAATGAGGGAGAATTTGTTTGTATTGTTGGGCCAAGTGGATGTGGAAAGTCGACGTTACTCCGAATCTTGGCAGGGCTTGAAAATCCCAGTATTGGTGAATTTACAATTGCAATTGCCACCGATGGAGAAGATCGTCCGATGCAATCGATGGTGTTCCAGGAAAGAGGTATAATACCGTGGCTCACTGTCGAAAAGAATGTGGCGTTCGGACTTAAAATGCGTCATATGCCGAAAAAGGTCATAAAAGAGCGTACGGCATATTATTTGAAGAAAACCGGTCTAGAAAAGTTTTCATCCCTTTATCCGAAAGAGTTATCGGGAGGTATGAAACAACGGGTGAGTATTGCACGGGCCTTTGCCAATGATCCGGAGATTTTGTTGATGGATGAGCCGTTTGCTGCACTCGATGAACAAAATAAATTCATCTTGCAGGAAGAATTGCTGTCAATTTGGTCGGAAACGGGGAAGACGATATTATTCATTACCCATAGTATCGATGAAGCGTTACTGCTAAGTGATCGTATCTTACTAATGAGTTCGCATCCGGGTAAAATTATTCAAGAAATTATTGTCAATATGCCACGCCCGCGAAAAATCGAGGACATACGAGAAAATCCTGTTATGGCTGGACAATTTGTTGAAATATGGAAACACTTGCAGGAAGAAGTGCAGCGTTCAAGACGAGAAGATGAATAG
- a CDS encoding 2-keto-3-deoxygluconate permease, which translates to MRIKETIEKVPGGMMVVPLLLGATLNTIDQLHIPIVMKVLKSLGTAPTADGFYEFLRIGGFSQQLFKDGALVLIALFLFCVGSQMNLKVGGRALKKGVILTSTKYFTGLAVGVAFGFFFDPWTGVLGLSTLAIIAGMTNSNSGMYAALTGQYGNRSDVGGLSILAINDGPFLTLVSLGLLGTTLPMIAFIAVLLPIGIGMILGNLDPKIRELLKPGETLTIPFFAFALGAGMNLANFLNPSVLAGGLAIAILTFVLTGGMAIIAFKLAGEKSFIAPIAEASTAGNAAATPAAVLAAASVALGSGAMSMADFEMIQSIVPIATAQISISTIATSLLCPLGVILIDRYQKKRGIYGTEEYPGIKKEKKSKKSKEALSN; encoded by the coding sequence TTGAGGATTAAAGAAACGATCGAGAAAGTACCGGGCGGCATGATGGTAGTTCCACTTTTACTAGGGGCTACATTGAATACCATTGACCAATTGCACATTCCAATAGTAATGAAGGTTTTGAAGTCATTAGGGACAGCACCAACAGCTGATGGTTTTTATGAATTCTTGAGAATAGGTGGATTTTCGCAGCAATTATTTAAAGATGGTGCATTAGTACTTATTGCTTTGTTTTTATTCTGTGTAGGAAGCCAGATGAATTTAAAAGTAGGCGGTAGGGCTTTGAAAAAAGGCGTCATACTAACCAGTACGAAGTATTTTACGGGACTAGCGGTCGGTGTAGCGTTCGGTTTCTTCTTTGATCCATGGACTGGCGTATTGGGGCTTTCCACTTTGGCGATTATTGCTGGGATGACAAATAGTAACAGCGGAATGTATGCGGCTTTAACTGGACAATATGGGAATAGATCCGATGTAGGAGGGCTATCTATTCTTGCTATTAATGACGGTCCTTTTTTAACACTGGTATCTCTAGGTCTTTTAGGAACTACTCTCCCGATGATTGCATTTATTGCTGTTTTATTACCAATTGGTATTGGAATGATTCTAGGGAATTTAGACCCGAAAATACGCGAATTATTAAAGCCAGGCGAGACGTTAACAATACCATTTTTTGCTTTTGCACTAGGAGCTGGCATGAACTTGGCGAATTTCTTAAATCCATCTGTCCTTGCAGGAGGGTTAGCTATTGCTATCCTAACATTTGTTCTTACTGGAGGAATGGCCATTATCGCATTTAAATTAGCTGGTGAAAAAAGCTTTATTGCTCCAATTGCAGAAGCTTCTACAGCGGGAAATGCCGCTGCAACACCTGCCGCAGTGTTGGCGGCAGCATCAGTAGCATTAGGTTCAGGTGCAATGAGTATGGCAGATTTTGAAATGATACAGAGTATTGTTCCGATTGCTACTGCACAAATTTCCATATCAACAATTGCCACCTCTTTGCTCTGTCCACTTGGAGTTATTTTGATCGATAGATATCAAAAGAAACGAGGGATATATGGCACTGAGGAATACCCTGGAATAAAGAAAGAGAAGAAATCGAAAAAAAGCAAAGAAGCATTAAGTAATTAA
- the larB gene encoding nickel pincer cofactor biosynthesis protein LarB produces MYNRYYYDEEIGDDMESFEDLGFCKVDFDREKRQGFPEVIYGEGKTVEQIQAIMSKLIEKHGKVMITRVDEEKGATLVKAFPLAQYDITSRILLYGTPTQQFGGEVMVLCAGTSDLFVAEEAAITAAWMGCKVSRLYDVGVAGIDRLLAYRNDINKASVLIVVAGMEGALPSVVGGLVQRPVIAVPTSVGYGAHLQGITPLLAMLASCASGMSVVNIDNGFGAGYQAALILKLVSEGVNYEDPVS; encoded by the coding sequence ATGTATAACCGCTATTATTATGATGAAGAAATAGGTGATGATATGGAGAGTTTTGAGGACTTAGGGTTTTGTAAAGTAGATTTTGATCGAGAAAAACGTCAAGGTTTTCCGGAGGTCATTTATGGCGAAGGGAAAACGGTTGAGCAAATTCAAGCGATTATGAGTAAGCTAATTGAGAAACATGGAAAAGTGATGATTACAAGAGTGGATGAAGAGAAAGGGGCAACTCTTGTAAAAGCATTTCCTTTAGCTCAATATGACATAACATCTCGTATTTTATTATATGGCACTCCAACACAACAATTTGGCGGAGAGGTAATGGTGTTGTGTGCAGGCACTTCAGACCTTTTTGTTGCAGAAGAAGCAGCGATTACTGCAGCTTGGATGGGTTGCAAGGTGAGTAGATTATATGATGTTGGCGTCGCCGGGATTGATCGTTTATTGGCGTATCGAAATGACATAAACAAGGCAAGTGTGCTTATTGTAGTAGCTGGAATGGAAGGAGCTCTTCCGAGTGTCGTAGGCGGGCTGGTTCAAAGACCCGTTATAGCTGTACCAACTTCAGTTGGATACGGGGCTCATTTGCAAGGAATAACGCCATTACTTGCTATGCTAGCTTCCTGTGCTTCGGGGATGAGCGTGGTAAACATCGATAATGGATTTGGAGCAGGTTATCAGGCTGCACTTATTCTTAAACTTGTTTCAGAGGGGGTAAACTATGAAGATCCTGTTTCTTGA
- the larA gene encoding nickel-dependent lactate racemase, producing the protein MITEILYGKEGISLDLPDNSFIIEPKNLSTLEDEKEAIRQALRNPIGSTPLKESVKSTDIVSIVISDITRPTPNHILVPLLIEELGHVPLENFVIINGTGTHRDQTREEFVGMLGEWVVDNIRIINNNCHDEETLVNLGHSKYGCDVYLNKEYVESDFRIVTGFIEPHFFAGFSGGPKGIMPGIAGIETIMTFHNARMIGDPLATWGNMINNPVQDMTREINGMCKPNFMLNVTLNREKGITAVFAGELYEAHDLGCAFAKEHTMFRCDDRFDVVIASNSGYPLDQNLYQAVKGMSASHKIVKEGGSIIIASECSDGLPDHGNYSKIFEMADTPQGLLDMINNPDFKLFDQWQVQKQAVIQVWADVYVYSELTDEQVKGTMLKPTHDIEKTIEELKEKYGADMTIAVLPLGPLTIPYVEEKAFV; encoded by the coding sequence ATGATTACGGAAATACTCTATGGAAAAGAAGGTATTTCATTAGACTTACCGGATAATTCTTTTATCATCGAACCGAAAAACTTATCTACATTAGAGGACGAAAAAGAAGCAATTCGACAAGCATTAAGAAATCCAATTGGCTCAACACCCTTAAAAGAATCGGTAAAATCTACGGATATTGTATCCATTGTAATTAGTGATATTACTAGGCCAACTCCGAATCACATTTTAGTACCTTTATTAATCGAAGAGTTAGGTCATGTTCCTTTGGAGAATTTCGTGATTATTAATGGAACAGGAACACATCGTGATCAAACGAGGGAAGAATTTGTTGGAATGCTTGGTGAGTGGGTTGTCGATAACATTCGAATTATAAATAATAATTGCCATGACGAAGAGACACTTGTAAACCTTGGTCATAGTAAATATGGCTGTGATGTTTATCTAAATAAAGAGTATGTTGAATCAGATTTTCGCATTGTAACGGGCTTTATAGAACCCCACTTTTTCGCAGGTTTTTCTGGAGGACCAAAAGGAATAATGCCTGGAATAGCTGGAATTGAGACGATCATGACCTTTCATAATGCAAGAATGATCGGCGATCCTCTAGCTACTTGGGGCAATATGATTAATAATCCTGTTCAAGACATGACTCGTGAAATAAACGGTATGTGTAAGCCTAATTTCATGTTAAATGTTACGCTCAATCGTGAAAAAGGAATTACAGCAGTTTTTGCAGGAGAGCTTTATGAAGCACATGACTTAGGCTGCGCATTTGCTAAAGAACATACAATGTTCCGCTGTGATGATCGATTTGATGTCGTTATTGCTTCGAATTCCGGTTACCCACTTGATCAAAATCTTTATCAAGCGGTAAAAGGAATGAGTGCATCACATAAAATTGTTAAAGAGGGCGGCTCTATCATTATTGCGTCTGAATGTTCAGATGGACTTCCTGATCACGGAAACTATTCCAAGATTTTCGAGATGGCAGATACACCTCAGGGATTACTCGATATGATCAATAATCCTGATTTTAAATTATTTGACCAATGGCAAGTACAAAAACAGGCAGTAATCCAAGTTTGGGCAGATGTCTATGTATATTCCGAGCTTACAGATGAACAAGTCAAAGGAACTATGCTGAAACCAACGCATGATATTGAAAAAACAATAGAAGAGTTAAAAGAGAAATATGGAGCCGATATGACAATAGCTGTTCTCCCTTTAGGTCCTTTAACGATTCCATATGTTGAGGAAAAGGCATTCGTATAA
- the larC gene encoding nickel pincer cofactor biosynthesis protein LarC — MKILFLDCQSGISGDMTLSALIDLGANINYIREQLKGLPIDSFSLDVKQVDKRGISAKLLDLRFMESTSEEHDHQHTYEHSHDHSHEHSHEHSHEHSHEHSHEHSHEHSHEHSHEHSHEHSHEHTHDHSHELEDHTHDGHHHHSHRKAATILDMIKNSELPVRVKERSLAVFQVIAEAEGKVHGMDPKDVHFHEVGAMDSIIDVIGVCLALESLDIGKIIASPVPTGYGKIMIAHGLYPIPAPATAEILKGVPLADFHVKGELTTPTGAGFVKALSDEFGYMPALVIENIGYGAGKKDFEHPNVLRAVLFNEEKASQREKIIVLECQLDDFTGEALGYTMEKVLAEGALDVYFTPVSMKKSRPGTLITVLTKPEKSLALEKLLLRETSTFGVRKSEWSRRILEREFRSVETAYGKVTVKVGKLEGEIMKISPEYEDVKRVASQYEVPIVDVYLSVQQAAREQVGN; from the coding sequence ATGAAGATCCTGTTTCTTGATTGTCAATCGGGAATTTCCGGTGATATGACACTTTCAGCATTAATTGATTTAGGAGCAAACATTAATTATATAAGAGAACAGCTAAAGGGGCTCCCGATAGATTCCTTTTCATTAGATGTAAAGCAAGTCGATAAGAGAGGAATATCTGCTAAACTGTTGGATCTACGATTTATGGAATCGACTTCAGAAGAGCATGATCACCAACATACATACGAGCATAGTCACGACCATAGTCATGAACATAGTCATGAACATAGTCATGAACATAGTCATGAACATAGTCATGAACATAGTCATGAACATAGTCATGAACATAGTCATGAACATAGTCATGAACATAGTCATGAACATACTCACGACCATAGTCATGAACTAGAAGATCATACGCACGATGGTCATCACCATCATTCTCATCGAAAAGCGGCCACTATTTTAGACATGATTAAAAACAGTGAACTACCGGTTCGGGTGAAAGAAAGAAGTTTGGCTGTTTTTCAAGTGATTGCAGAAGCCGAAGGAAAAGTGCATGGAATGGATCCGAAAGATGTCCACTTCCATGAAGTGGGTGCCATGGATTCAATAATTGATGTAATCGGTGTTTGTTTGGCACTAGAAAGTTTAGATATTGGTAAAATTATTGCTTCTCCAGTACCAACGGGATACGGAAAAATAATGATAGCACATGGACTTTATCCGATTCCTGCTCCAGCAACTGCTGAAATATTGAAAGGTGTACCTTTAGCAGACTTTCATGTGAAAGGGGAGTTAACGACCCCAACTGGAGCAGGATTTGTTAAAGCTTTGTCAGATGAGTTCGGCTATATGCCTGCACTGGTAATAGAGAATATTGGTTACGGAGCAGGCAAAAAGGATTTCGAACATCCAAACGTCTTAAGAGCCGTTTTATTCAATGAAGAAAAGGCTTCGCAACGTGAAAAAATAATTGTTCTGGAGTGCCAACTAGACGATTTTACTGGTGAGGCTCTTGGCTATACTATGGAAAAGGTATTGGCGGAAGGAGCTCTAGACGTTTATTTCACGCCTGTATCAATGAAAAAAAGCAGACCTGGAACGTTAATAACAGTTTTAACAAAGCCGGAAAAATCTCTTGCTCTAGAGAAGCTTTTATTACGCGAAACCAGTACTTTCGGTGTTCGTAAATCAGAATGGTCACGTCGGATTTTAGAGCGTGAGTTTAGGTCGGTGGAAACAGCTTATGGAAAAGTAACCGTTAAAGTAGGTAAACTTGAAGGCGAAATTATGAAAATCTCTCCTGAGTATGAAGATGTAAAAAGAGTCGCTTCTCAATATGAGGTTCCAATCGTCGATGTATATCTTTCTGTTCAACAAGCAGCTAGAGAGCAAGTGGGAAATTAA
- the larE gene encoding ATP-dependent sacrificial sulfur transferase LarE, whose product MNKIVEKNQHLGEILSNMNRVLVAFSGGVDSTLVLKRAQQELGTENVLAVVVASELFREEEFEGAVKLAEKMGVNVHQTEIKELEDEGIIANTPDSWYYSKKLLYSHLNQLAIELGYDYVLDGMIMDDVADFRPGMRARTEAGARSVLQEADLYKQEVRQLAKELELPVWNKPASCSLASRIPYGTKLDKRKIEQVDQAEKFIAKLGIDMVRVRYHENVARIEVAPEEITELLKHREKIQLKLTSLGFNYVSLDLRGYRTGSMNEVLPADLLNAEVN is encoded by the coding sequence ATGAATAAAATTGTTGAAAAGAACCAGCATCTTGGTGAAATTCTTTCCAATATGAATCGCGTTCTTGTAGCTTTTTCAGGTGGTGTCGATAGTACATTAGTGTTGAAAAGAGCGCAGCAAGAACTAGGAACTGAGAATGTTCTTGCAGTTGTTGTTGCATCTGAGTTATTCCGAGAAGAGGAATTTGAGGGTGCAGTTAAACTTGCTGAAAAAATGGGTGTCAACGTGCATCAGACTGAAATCAAAGAATTAGAAGATGAAGGAATTATAGCAAATACTCCTGATAGCTGGTATTACAGCAAGAAGTTGCTGTATTCTCATTTAAATCAGCTCGCTATAGAATTGGGTTATGATTATGTGCTAGATGGTATGATCATGGATGATGTAGCCGATTTCCGCCCTGGCATGAGGGCAAGAACTGAGGCAGGAGCTCGCAGTGTATTACAGGAAGCGGACTTATACAAACAAGAAGTCAGACAGCTTGCTAAAGAACTTGAACTGCCAGTATGGAATAAACCTGCATCATGTAGTCTTGCGTCGAGAATTCCCTATGGAACAAAACTAGATAAACGTAAAATTGAACAAGTCGATCAAGCAGAAAAATTCATTGCAAAACTTGGAATCGATATGGTTCGAGTACGCTACCATGAAAATGTAGCACGTATTGAGGTTGCACCAGAGGAAATTACTGAACTACTAAAGCACCGCGAAAAAATTCAACTTAAGTTAACGTCACTCGGCTTTAATTACGTATCACTGGATCTGCGCGGCTACCGTACGGGTAGCATGAACGAAGTATTGCCAGCTGATTTATTGAATGCAGAAGTTAATTGA
- a CDS encoding ABC transporter permease: MLTIASPLFLILMWELLSRTGMIDIRFFPPPSAIMGTFLGMISSGEMAGHIGVSLYRILVGFLLGVIPGVVIGLLMGLYSPIRHFVSPIVMALMPIPTLALLPIIIILFGIGDLSKVITIAGSVFFPVVINTAAGVINIDSIYLDVAKNYGAGKLDFFTKIALPGAMPVMLEGIQMGQAIALLTIVAAEMMGATSGIGYLIWVSYKAFLLQEMYVGLILISFFGYLFSLLLRGIQKKMLPWR, translated from the coding sequence ATGTTGACGATTGCCTCGCCTTTGTTCCTGATTCTTATGTGGGAATTATTGTCGAGGACTGGAATGATTGATATTCGATTCTTCCCGCCTCCCTCCGCAATTATGGGGACATTTTTAGGAATGATTTCAAGTGGTGAAATGGCTGGTCATATCGGTGTTTCATTATACAGAATTCTCGTCGGATTTTTGCTAGGTGTCATACCAGGTGTCGTCATCGGTCTGCTGATGGGGCTCTATTCACCAATTCGGCATTTTGTTTCGCCAATTGTGATGGCGCTCATGCCGATACCTACACTTGCCTTGCTTCCAATCATTATTATTCTTTTTGGAATCGGGGATTTATCGAAAGTCATAACGATAGCCGGGAGTGTTTTTTTTCCTGTTGTTATCAATACGGCAGCCGGTGTCATTAATATCGATTCAATTTATTTGGATGTAGCAAAAAATTATGGAGCCGGAAAGTTAGATTTTTTCACAAAAATTGCTTTGCCGGGCGCAATGCCGGTTATGTTAGAAGGGATTCAGATGGGGCAGGCGATTGCGCTTCTGACAATTGTCGCAGCGGAAATGATGGGTGCTACATCAGGGATTGGCTATCTGATCTGGGTTTCGTACAAAGCGTTTTTACTTCAAGAAATGTACGTTGGGCTCATCCTCATTTCGTTTTTCGGTTATCTGTTCTCGCTGTTGCTACGAGGAATTCAGAAAAAGATGTTACCGTGGAGGTGA